The following coding sequences lie in one Pseudomonas sp. SL4(2022) genomic window:
- the rplI gene encoding 50S ribosomal protein L9 has product MELILLEKIANLGNLGDKVNVKAGYGRNFLLPQGKATAATPANVAAFEARRAELEKLAAEKKAYAESRAAQLAELEVTITATAGDEGKLFGSIGTHDIAEALTASGVEVAKAEVRLPNGTIRQLGEYDVAVHLHSDVEATVKVVVVAA; this is encoded by the coding sequence ATGGAACTGATCCTGCTGGAAAAAATCGCCAACCTGGGCAACCTGGGCGATAAAGTGAATGTTAAGGCCGGTTACGGTCGTAACTTCCTGCTGCCGCAAGGCAAAGCCACTGCCGCTACTCCTGCAAACGTTGCTGCGTTTGAAGCGCGTCGCGCCGAGCTGGAAAAACTGGCTGCCGAGAAGAAAGCGTATGCTGAATCCCGCGCTGCTCAGTTGGCTGAACTGGAAGTCACCATCACCGCTACCGCGGGCGATGAAGGCAAACTGTTCGGCTCCATCGGCACTCACGACATCGCTGAAGCCCTGACCGCCTCTGGCGTTGAAGTGGCCAAAGCTGAAGTGCGTCTGCCGAACGGCACCATTCGTCAACTCGGCGAATACGACGTAGCCGTGCACCTGCACAGCGACGTTGAAGCAACCGTCAAGGTTGTCGTCGTAGCAGCCTAA
- the rlmB gene encoding 23S rRNA (guanosine(2251)-2'-O)-methyltransferase RlmB, which produces MSQLEKIYGVHAVEALLRHHPKRVKQIWLAEGRNDPRVQALLGLAADARVTIGQCERREMDAWVEGVHQGVVADVSPSQVWGEAMLDELLDRAEGAPLLLVLDGVTDPHNLGACLRTADAAGALAVIVPKDKSATLNATVRKVACGAAEVIPLVAVTNLARSLEKLQQRGLWVVGTAGEAEQELYEHDLTGPTVLVMGAEGKGMRRLTREHCDYLVKLPMAGSVSSLNVSVATGVCLFEALRQRKAGSKP; this is translated from the coding sequence ATGAGTCAGTTGGAAAAGATCTACGGCGTGCACGCGGTAGAGGCGTTGTTGCGTCACCATCCGAAGCGGGTCAAGCAGATCTGGCTGGCTGAAGGGCGTAATGACCCGCGGGTGCAGGCCCTGCTTGGGTTGGCAGCGGATGCGCGGGTGACCATTGGTCAGTGTGAGCGTCGCGAGATGGATGCCTGGGTCGAGGGCGTGCACCAGGGCGTTGTGGCTGATGTGAGTCCCAGTCAGGTGTGGGGTGAAGCCATGCTGGACGAGTTGCTGGATCGCGCCGAGGGCGCGCCGCTGCTGCTGGTGCTCGACGGTGTGACCGATCCGCATAATCTCGGGGCGTGCCTGCGCACTGCCGATGCCGCGGGTGCGCTGGCGGTGATTGTGCCAAAGGATAAGTCCGCCACCTTGAATGCCACCGTGCGCAAGGTGGCCTGCGGTGCGGCGGAAGTGATTCCGTTGGTGGCCGTGACCAACCTGGCGCGCAGTTTGGAGAAGTTGCAGCAGCGCGGTCTGTGGGTGGTTGGCACGGCCGGCGAGGCTGAACAGGAACTCTATGAACATGACCTGACCGGGCCGACAGTGCTGGTCATGGGGGCCGAAGGTAAAGGCATGCGACGGCTGACTCGCGAGCACTGTGATTACCTGGTCAAGCTGCCCATGGCGGGCAGTGTCAGCAGTCTCAACGTCTCGGTGGCTACCGGCGTCTGTCTGTTTGAAGCGCTGCGTCAGCGCAAGGCTGGCAGCAAGCCTTAG
- the alr gene encoding alanine racemase, translating into MRPLVATVDLSAIAYNYAVAKRCAPGRQAFAVVKANAYGHGVREVVTALHEVTDGFAVASLEEAAEVRALHGEARILLLEGCFEADEYAFAAQLGLDVVLHGERQAQQLLAANLARPLNLWLKLDSGMHRLGFSAAAVRDWYGRLQGAAQVAELNLLSHFACADERGSETTELQLEQFLDLLDLDFSQRSLANSAAILTLPAAHMDWLRPGIMLYGATPFADLSAAELGLRPAMSLTARLIACREIAAGEAVGYGDTWRTERASRIGTVSCGYADGYPRHAPAGTPVVILGQRVPVVGRVSMDMLTVDLTDLPQAAEGDAVELWGAQLPVDEVAQAAGTIGYELLSKVTARVPRRYRHG; encoded by the coding sequence ATGCGCCCGCTTGTCGCCACTGTTGATTTATCCGCGATAGCCTATAACTACGCGGTGGCCAAACGCTGTGCGCCGGGACGGCAGGCATTTGCGGTGGTCAAGGCGAATGCCTATGGGCATGGCGTGCGCGAGGTGGTGACGGCTTTGCACGAGGTTACCGACGGTTTTGCCGTGGCCAGCCTGGAGGAGGCCGCCGAGGTGCGTGCGTTGCATGGTGAAGCGCGGATTCTGTTGCTCGAAGGCTGCTTTGAGGCGGACGAGTACGCGTTCGCTGCGCAGTTGGGCCTGGATGTGGTGCTGCACGGTGAACGGCAGGCGCAGCAACTGCTCGCGGCCAATCTGGCGCGGCCGCTGAACCTGTGGCTGAAGCTGGACAGCGGCATGCATCGCCTGGGCTTCAGCGCCGCTGCCGTGCGTGACTGGTATGGGCGTTTGCAGGGTGCTGCGCAGGTGGCCGAGTTGAATCTGCTCAGCCACTTTGCCTGTGCTGATGAGCGCGGCAGCGAGACCACCGAATTGCAGCTGGAGCAGTTTCTCGATCTGCTGGATCTGGATTTCTCCCAGCGCTCATTGGCCAATTCGGCGGCGATCCTGACCCTCCCGGCTGCGCATATGGATTGGCTGCGCCCCGGCATCATGTTGTATGGCGCGACGCCTTTTGCTGACCTGAGTGCGGCGGAACTAGGTCTACGTCCGGCGATGAGCCTGACTGCGCGGCTGATTGCCTGTCGTGAGATTGCCGCCGGTGAAGCGGTGGGCTACGGCGACACCTGGCGCACCGAGCGGGCATCACGTATCGGTACCGTAAGCTGCGGTTATGCCGACGGCTATCCGCGTCACGCCCCGGCCGGGACGCCTGTGGTAATTCTGGGGCAGCGGGTGCCGGTGGTGGGGCGAGTGTCAATGGACATGCTGACAGTCGACCTCACCGACTTGCCGCAAGCGGCTGAAGGCGACGCCGTGGAACTGTGGGGGGCGCAATTACCGGTGGATGAGGTGGCGCAGGCTGCGGGCACTATCGGTTACGAACTGCTCAGCAAGGTCACTGCAAGGGTGCCGCGTCGTTACCGGCACGGCTGA
- a CDS encoding diguanylate cyclase encodes MQRLLLLLFLFSSALNATPITLSAPSSGSVLNDRIELLEDVGGQLSIADMADPAVQSRFQPAAGRTSVGQSSNPWWIKLSLQRASDAPQQWWLEVGAVTLLDLQIFLPNAAGQWQLRQAGERTGFAEGRDHDYRRAVFSLPPLSEQPQTIYLRTYDPAGNSFPLRVWQLHDLEQLAKREHLLLGLIYGVILALLLYNLFILLALRDPAYLWYVLTMAASLVFIASMSGHGFQYLWPNGPVPAWLDRITLPILVSLGILRFAQALLSTRTTLRIAHTILNGCIAIYLLALAVNLAGYRSETGMLIGLIPIITVPTLLLSAVIRWRQGFTPALFYLLGYGSVLLSFVILVLRAAGVVQPGESTAYLFPLAVAAEAILFSFALAYRIQILKQEKADAVLQADREKTARLAQAQANAAELQHSVDLRTAELAATNERLRQRERELQHAAFHDPLTDLPNRRYLVERCETALANARRHSEAIALLLIDLDHFKPINDKHGHDAGDLMLQSIAQRLREHVRAGDTVARLGGDEFAVLVCGADAEEHTRDIAKRLLAELAKPVHYGAERLTVTISIGVALYPQHANTFTALYKAADEMLYRVKARGRSGSAVCGEDGELSDSTRLHLDVLSVPSGLL; translated from the coding sequence GTGCAGCGCCTACTCCTTCTTCTTTTTCTCTTCAGCAGCGCGCTCAACGCCACCCCGATCACCTTGAGCGCCCCCAGCAGCGGCAGCGTGCTCAATGATCGGATCGAACTGCTGGAAGATGTTGGCGGCCAGCTGAGCATTGCCGACATGGCCGACCCTGCCGTGCAAAGCCGTTTTCAGCCGGCCGCAGGGCGTACCAGCGTTGGTCAGAGCAGCAACCCCTGGTGGATAAAACTCAGCCTGCAACGCGCCAGTGACGCACCCCAACAGTGGTGGCTGGAAGTCGGCGCGGTCACCCTGCTCGACCTGCAGATCTTCCTGCCCAACGCTGCGGGCCAATGGCAGCTGCGCCAGGCCGGTGAGCGCACCGGCTTTGCCGAAGGCCGCGACCACGATTACCGCCGCGCGGTATTCAGCCTGCCGCCGCTGAGTGAACAGCCGCAAACCATTTACCTGCGCACTTATGATCCGGCCGGCAACTCCTTCCCACTGCGCGTCTGGCAGCTGCATGACCTCGAACAGCTGGCCAAGCGCGAGCACCTGCTACTCGGCCTGATCTACGGGGTGATCCTCGCCCTGCTACTGTACAACCTGTTTATCCTGCTGGCCCTGCGCGACCCGGCGTACCTCTGGTACGTGCTGACCATGGCCGCTTCGCTGGTGTTTATCGCCAGTATGAGCGGCCATGGCTTCCAGTACCTCTGGCCCAATGGTCCGGTGCCCGCCTGGCTGGATCGCATCACCTTGCCCATTCTGGTCAGCCTCGGCATCCTTCGTTTTGCCCAGGCGCTGCTGTCCACACGCACCACCCTGCGCATTGCCCACACCATCCTCAACGGCTGTATCGCGATCTATCTGCTGGCCCTGGCGGTCAATCTGGCAGGTTATCGCAGTGAAACGGGCATGCTGATCGGGCTAATCCCGATTATTACCGTACCCACCCTGCTGCTCAGTGCCGTCATCCGTTGGAGACAGGGCTTTACCCCGGCACTGTTCTACCTGCTGGGCTATGGCAGCGTACTGCTGAGCTTTGTGATTCTGGTGCTGCGCGCCGCCGGCGTGGTTCAGCCAGGCGAGTCAACCGCTTACCTGTTCCCGCTTGCGGTTGCGGCCGAAGCGATCCTGTTCTCCTTCGCCCTGGCCTACCGCATCCAGATTCTCAAGCAGGAAAAAGCCGATGCCGTGCTCCAGGCCGACCGCGAAAAAACGGCACGTCTGGCCCAGGCCCAGGCCAATGCCGCTGAATTGCAGCACTCGGTCGACCTGCGTACTGCCGAGTTGGCGGCGACCAATGAACGACTGCGGCAACGCGAGCGTGAATTGCAGCATGCCGCGTTCCACGACCCACTGACCGATCTGCCGAACCGCCGCTACTTGGTCGAGCGCTGTGAAACTGCGCTGGCCAATGCGCGCCGACACAGTGAAGCAATTGCCCTCCTCCTGATCGACCTCGACCATTTCAAACCGATCAATGACAAACATGGTCACGATGCCGGCGACCTGATGCTACAGAGTATTGCCCAGCGCTTGCGCGAGCACGTGCGCGCCGGCGATACCGTGGCACGCCTGGGGGGCGATGAATTTGCCGTACTGGTATGCGGAGCGGACGCAGAAGAGCACACGCGGGACATTGCCAAGCGGCTCCTGGCGGAGCTGGCCAAACCCGTGCACTACGGCGCCGAACGCCTGACCGTGACCATCAGCATTGGCGTGGCGCTCTACCCGCAACACGCGAACACCTTTACCGCGCTTTACAAGGCAGCAGATGAAATGCTCTATCGGGTCAAGGCTCGCGGCCGTTCAGGCTCGGCGGTGTGCGGTGAGGATGGCGAACTGAGTGACAGCACGCGCCTGCATCTGGACGTACTCAGCGTACCCAGCGGCTTACTCTGA
- a CDS encoding YgiQ family radical SAM protein produces the protein MQTAKPLFDYPKYWAECFGPAPFLPMSREEMDQLGWDSCDIIIVTGDAYVDHPSFGMAIIGRLLEAQGFRVGIIAQPNWQSKDDFMKLGEPNLFFGVAAGNMDSMINRYTADKKIRSDDAYTPGGLAGKRPDRASLVYSQRCKEAYKHVPIVLGGIEASLRRIAHYDYWQDKVRNSILIDASADILLYGNAERAIVEVAQRLSYGQKIEDITDVRGTAFIRRDTPQGWYEVDSTRIDRPGKVDKIINPYVNTQDTEACAIEQSKAPLEDPNEPKVVQILASPRMTRDKTVIRLPSMEKVRNDPVLYAHANRVLHLETNPGNARALVQKHGEVDVWFNPPPIPMTTEEMDYVFGMPYARVPHPAYGKEKIPAYDMIRFSVNIMRGCFGGCTFCSITEHEGRIIQNRSEESIIREIEEIRDKVPGFTGVISDLGGPTANMYRIACKSPEIESACRKPSCVFPGICPNLNTDHSALIQLYRSARALPGVKKILIASGLRYDLAVESPEYVKELVTHHVGGYLKIAPEHTEEGPLNQMMKPGIGSYDKFKRMFEKYSKEAGKEQYLIPYFIAAHPGTTDEDMMNLALWLKGNGFRADQVQAFYPSPMATATAMYHSGKNPLRKVSYKSDGVTIVKSEAQRRLHKAFLRYHDPKGWPMLREALLRMGRSDLIGNGKHQLIPAVQPKVDEYHSARRKNSTPAGSKKVAGASKAKPMLTQHTGLPPRDTGAAGGNPWDKREQAKAAAQARNQQAAKERADAAKGKGKKPVKKPPVPR, from the coding sequence ATGCAAACCGCCAAGCCGTTATTCGATTATCCAAAGTACTGGGCCGAGTGTTTCGGGCCTGCGCCCTTCCTGCCGATGAGCCGGGAAGAGATGGATCAGCTTGGCTGGGACAGCTGCGACATCATCATTGTGACCGGTGATGCCTACGTGGATCACCCTTCGTTCGGCATGGCGATCATCGGCCGTCTGCTTGAAGCGCAAGGGTTCCGGGTGGGCATCATTGCCCAGCCCAACTGGCAGTCGAAAGACGACTTCATGAAACTCGGCGAGCCGAACCTGTTCTTTGGCGTCGCGGCCGGCAACATGGACTCGATGATCAACCGCTACACCGCCGACAAGAAAATCCGCTCCGACGACGCCTACACACCCGGTGGCCTGGCCGGTAAGCGCCCGGATCGCGCCAGTCTGGTGTACAGCCAGCGCTGCAAGGAAGCCTACAAGCATGTGCCGATCGTGCTCGGCGGCATCGAAGCCTCGCTGCGCCGTATCGCCCATTACGATTATTGGCAAGACAAAGTACGTAACTCGATCCTGATCGACGCCAGCGCCGATATCCTGCTGTACGGCAACGCCGAACGCGCCATCGTTGAGGTGGCGCAGCGCCTGTCCTACGGGCAGAAGATCGAAGACATCACCGACGTGCGCGGTACCGCCTTTATTCGCCGTGACACGCCGCAGGGGTGGTACGAAGTGGATTCCACGCGTATCGACCGGCCGGGCAAGGTCGACAAGATCATCAACCCGTACGTGAACACCCAGGACACCGAAGCCTGCGCCATTGAGCAGAGCAAAGCGCCGCTGGAAGACCCGAACGAGCCGAAGGTCGTGCAGATTCTCGCCAGCCCGCGCATGACCCGCGACAAGACGGTGATCCGCCTGCCGTCGATGGAGAAAGTACGTAACGACCCGGTGCTGTACGCCCACGCCAACCGCGTGCTGCACCTGGAAACCAACCCAGGTAACGCCCGCGCGCTGGTGCAGAAGCACGGCGAGGTGGACGTGTGGTTCAACCCGCCACCCATCCCGATGACCACCGAAGAAATGGACTATGTGTTCGGCATGCCCTATGCGCGCGTGCCGCATCCGGCCTATGGCAAGGAGAAGATCCCGGCCTACGACATGATCCGTTTCTCGGTGAACATCATGCGCGGCTGCTTTGGCGGCTGTACCTTCTGCTCGATCACCGAGCACGAAGGGCGGATCATCCAGAACCGTTCGGAAGAGTCGATCATCCGCGAGATCGAAGAGATCCGCGACAAGGTGCCGGGCTTCACCGGAGTGATCTCCGACCTCGGCGGGCCGACTGCGAACATGTACCGCATTGCCTGCAAAAGCCCGGAAATCGAGTCCGCGTGCCGCAAGCCGTCGTGCGTGTTCCCAGGTATCTGCCCGAACCTGAACACCGACCATTCGGCCCTGATTCAGCTCTATCGCAGCGCCCGCGCGCTACCGGGGGTGAAGAAGATTCTGATTGCTTCAGGCCTGCGCTACGACCTCGCCGTTGAGTCGCCGGAGTATGTGAAGGAGCTGGTCACCCACCACGTCGGTGGCTACCTGAAGATTGCCCCGGAGCACACCGAGGAAGGCCCGCTCAACCAGATGATGAAGCCGGGCATTGGCAGCTACGACAAGTTCAAGCGCATGTTCGAGAAGTACTCGAAAGAGGCGGGCAAAGAGCAGTACCTGATCCCGTACTTTATCGCCGCGCACCCCGGCACCACCGACGAGGATATGATGAACCTCGCGCTGTGGCTCAAGGGCAACGGCTTCCGTGCCGACCAGGTGCAGGCTTTCTATCCGTCGCCGATGGCCACCGCCACAGCCATGTACCACTCGGGCAAGAACCCGCTGCGCAAGGTCAGTTACAAAAGCGACGGCGTGACCATCGTCAAGAGCGAAGCACAGCGCCGTCTGCACAAGGCGTTCCTGCGTTACCACGACCCGAAAGGCTGGCCGATGCTGCGCGAAGCGCTGCTGCGCATGGGACGTAGCGACCTGATCGGCAATGGCAAGCATCAGCTGATTCCGGCCGTGCAGCCCAAGGTGGATGAGTACCACAGCGCGCGCCGGAAGAACTCCACGCCCGCTGGCAGCAAGAAAGTCGCCGGGGCGAGCAAGGCCAAACCGATGTTGACCCAGCACACCGGTTTGCCACCGCGTGATACCGGCGCAGCGGGTGGCAACCCGTGGGACAAGCGTGAACAGGCCAAGGCGGCGGCGCAGGCGCGTAACCAGCAGGCGGCCAAAGAGCGTGCCGATGCCGCCAAAGGCAAAGGTAAAAAGCCGGTGAAGAAACCGCCTGTGCCGCGCTGA
- the rpsF gene encoding 30S ribosomal protein S6 gives MRHYEIIFLVHPDQSEQVGGMVERYTKLIEEDGGKIHRLEDWGRRQLAYAINNVHKAHYVMLNVECTGKALAELEDNFRYNDAVIRNLVIRRDEAVTEQSEMLKAEENRSERRERRDRSESADSADGDDSDNSDSDNADE, from the coding sequence ATGCGTCATTACGAAATCATCTTTCTGGTTCACCCGGACCAGAGCGAGCAAGTCGGCGGCATGGTTGAGCGTTACACCAAGCTGATCGAAGAAGACGGCGGCAAAATTCACCGCCTGGAAGATTGGGGCCGTCGTCAGCTGGCTTACGCCATCAACAACGTCCACAAAGCTCACTACGTGATGCTCAACGTTGAGTGCACCGGCAAAGCCCTGGCTGAGCTGGAAGACAACTTCCGTTACAACGATGCCGTGATCCGTAATCTGGTCATCCGTCGCGACGAAGCCGTTACCGAACAGTCCGAAATGCTGAAAGCTGAGGAAAATCGTAGCGAGCGCCGCGAGCGTCGTGATCGTTCTGAAAGCGCTGACTCTGCCGATGGCGATGACAGCGACAACAGCGACAGCGATAACGCTGACGAGTAA
- the rpsR gene encoding 30S ribosomal protein S18 — translation MARFFRRRKFCRFTAEDVKEIDFKDLNTLKAYISETGKIVPSRITGTKARYQRQLATAIKRARFLALLPYTDSHGR, via the coding sequence ATGGCACGTTTCTTCCGTCGTCGTAAGTTCTGCCGTTTCACTGCTGAAGACGTGAAAGAGATCGATTTCAAAGATCTCAACACCCTGAAAGCCTACATCTCGGAAACCGGCAAAATCGTTCCAAGCCGTATCACCGGTACCAAGGCTCGTTATCAGCGTCAGCTGGCTACCGCTATCAAGCGCGCCCGCTTCCTGGCCCTGCTGCCTTACACCGACAGCCACGGCCGCTGA
- a CDS encoding diguanylate cyclase — protein MVPRLALSLLLLLSLLLTSSLALSAVQLTADSSGLALNPAIELLEDSSAQLTIADMADPAVQSRFQPGNGRASVGQSKNPWWIKVTLQRTADAPRDWWLEVSSVTQLDLRVYLPDENGGWHARQSGEQVSHREGRDRPSRYMVFKLPPLEPQPLTFYLRTYDPAGNSFPMKVWQLDDMIQQASEENLALGVVYGIITALLLYNLFIFLSLRDSAYFWYVLTTAAALVMILSMSGHGFQYLWPNHPVPFWLDRVTLPSLWGLCACRFTQCLMQTRLHVRWAHHLLSFACVCYVIAVLLEGLGQRHTAAWIIALLSLTSIPAALGSALIRWRQGYFPAFLYLCGYGLILGSISLALMRATGLVQPAAWNAYVFPLSVAAESILFSFALAYRIQTLKQEKAEALQQADREKTARLAQAQANAAELKHSVEQRTAELAATNERLLQRERELQHAAFHDPLTELPNRRFLVERCETALAKARRHSEATALLLIDLDHFKPINDRYGHDAGDLMLQSIAQRLREHVRAGDAVARLGGDEFAVLIGGDDAEQHAREIARRLLAELAKPVIYGAERLTVTISIGVALYPRHASNFTTLYKAADEMLYKVKSRGRSGWAVCGEGGELSSETRLQLDVLNVPSGLI, from the coding sequence GTGGTTCCGCGCTTAGCCCTCTCATTGCTGTTGCTGCTAAGCCTGCTGCTGACCAGCAGTCTGGCGCTGTCTGCCGTGCAATTGACCGCCGACAGCAGCGGTCTGGCGCTGAATCCGGCGATCGAATTACTCGAAGACAGCAGCGCGCAATTGACCATTGCCGACATGGCCGACCCCGCGGTGCAGAGCCGCTTTCAGCCCGGCAACGGCCGGGCCAGTGTCGGCCAGAGTAAAAATCCCTGGTGGATTAAAGTCACCCTGCAACGCACGGCCGATGCCCCGCGCGACTGGTGGCTGGAGGTCAGCTCTGTCACCCAACTGGACCTGCGTGTGTACCTGCCGGATGAAAACGGTGGTTGGCACGCACGCCAGTCGGGCGAACAGGTCAGCCACCGCGAAGGTCGCGACCGCCCCTCGCGCTACATGGTCTTTAAACTGCCGCCACTGGAGCCGCAGCCACTGACCTTTTATCTGCGCACCTACGACCCGGCCGGCAACTCCTTCCCCATGAAAGTCTGGCAACTGGACGACATGATCCAGCAAGCCAGCGAAGAGAACCTCGCCCTCGGCGTGGTCTACGGCATCATCACCGCGCTGCTGTTGTACAACCTGTTCATCTTCCTGAGCCTGCGCGACTCGGCCTATTTCTGGTACGTACTGACCACGGCGGCGGCGTTGGTGATGATCCTCAGCATGAGCGGTCATGGCTTCCAGTACCTATGGCCGAATCATCCGGTGCCGTTCTGGCTGGATCGCGTGACGCTGCCCTCGCTGTGGGGGCTGTGCGCGTGTCGCTTTACCCAATGCCTGATGCAAACCCGCCTTCACGTGCGCTGGGCCCATCACCTGCTGAGTTTCGCCTGTGTCTGCTATGTCATCGCCGTGCTGCTCGAAGGCCTTGGCCAGCGTCACACAGCGGCCTGGATCATTGCCCTGCTGTCACTTACCAGCATTCCGGCAGCCCTCGGTTCGGCGTTGATCCGCTGGCGCCAGGGTTATTTCCCGGCCTTTCTTTACCTGTGCGGCTACGGCCTGATTCTGGGCAGCATCAGCCTGGCGCTGATGCGCGCCACCGGGCTGGTACAACCGGCCGCCTGGAATGCTTACGTATTCCCGCTGTCGGTGGCCGCCGAGTCCATTCTGTTTTCGTTTGCGCTGGCTTACCGCATTCAGACGCTCAAACAGGAAAAAGCCGAAGCCTTGCAACAGGCCGACCGCGAAAAAACCGCGCGCCTGGCTCAGGCGCAAGCCAACGCTGCCGAACTGAAGCACTCGGTAGAGCAGCGCACAGCTGAACTCGCGGCCACCAATGAGCGCTTGCTGCAGCGCGAACGCGAACTGCAACATGCGGCCTTCCATGACCCGCTGACCGAATTGCCAAATCGCCGGTTTCTGGTCGAGCGCTGCGAGACCGCACTGGCCAAAGCCCGCCGGCATAGCGAAGCCACCGCCTTACTGCTGATCGACCTCGACCACTTCAAACCGATCAACGACAGATATGGCCACGACGCCGGCGACCTGATGCTGCAAAGCATCGCTCAGCGCCTGCGCGAACATGTGCGCGCCGGTGACGCGGTGGCGCGCCTGGGGGGCGATGAGTTTGCGGTACTGATCGGCGGAGACGATGCCGAACAGCATGCCCGCGAAATTGCCCGCCGCCTGCTTGCCGAACTGGCTAAACCAGTGATCTACGGAGCCGAACGCCTGACTGTCACCATCAGCATTGGCGTGGCGCTGTACCCCCGACATGCCAGCAATTTCACCACCCTGTACAAAGCCGCCGACGAGATGCTCTACAAGGTCAAGAGCCGCGGCCGCTCTGGCTGGGCGGTCTGTGGCGAAGGTGGCGAACTGAGCAGCGAAACGCGCCTGCAACTGGATGTGCTGAATGTTCCCAGCGGCCTGATCTGA
- the dnaB gene encoding replicative DNA helicase: MNDISLPEQYDLQTSALKVPPHSIEAEQAVLGGLMLDNNAWERVLDQVSDGDFYRHDHRLIFRAVHKLAERNHPFDVVTLSEQLDKEGQLSQVGGLAYLGELAKNTPSVANIKAYAQIIRERATLRKLIGISNEIADSAYAPEGRTGEEILDEAERLIFQIAEARPKTGGPVGINDILVKAIDRIDELFNNGDAITGLSTGFSDLDDLTSGLQPADLIIVAGRPSMGKTTFAMNLVENALMRSDKSILVYSLEMPSESIVIRMLASLGRIDQTKVRAGRLDDDDWPRLTSAVNLLNDRKLFIDDTAGISPSEMRARSRRLAREHGEIGLIMVDYLQLMQIPGSSGDSRVNEISEISRSLKALAKEFNCPVIALSQLNRGLEQRPNKRPINSDLRESGAIEQDADIILFVYRDEVYHPETEYKGVAEIIIGKQRNGPLGTARLAFLGKYSRFENLAPGSYQFDDE, encoded by the coding sequence ATGAACGACATCAGCCTGCCCGAACAGTACGACCTGCAAACCTCTGCCCTGAAGGTGCCACCGCACTCGATCGAGGCCGAGCAAGCCGTACTCGGTGGCCTGATGCTCGACAACAACGCCTGGGAGCGCGTGCTGGATCAGGTCTCCGATGGTGACTTCTATCGGCACGACCATCGCCTGATTTTTCGCGCGGTGCACAAGCTTGCCGAGCGCAACCACCCCTTTGACGTGGTGACCCTGTCCGAGCAGCTGGACAAGGAAGGGCAGCTGTCCCAGGTGGGCGGTCTGGCCTACTTGGGGGAATTGGCCAAGAACACCCCGTCGGTGGCCAACATCAAGGCCTACGCGCAGATCATTCGTGAGCGCGCCACCTTGCGCAAACTGATCGGCATCAGCAATGAGATCGCCGACAGCGCCTACGCCCCGGAAGGTCGTACTGGTGAAGAAATCCTCGATGAAGCCGAGCGGCTGATTTTCCAGATCGCCGAAGCGCGGCCGAAGACCGGCGGCCCGGTCGGCATTAACGACATTCTGGTCAAGGCTATCGACCGCATTGATGAACTGTTCAATAACGGTGATGCGATCACTGGCTTGTCCACCGGCTTTTCCGACTTGGATGATTTAACCAGCGGCCTGCAGCCGGCTGACTTGATTATCGTGGCGGGTCGTCCATCCATGGGTAAGACCACCTTCGCGATGAACCTGGTGGAAAACGCGTTGATGCGCAGCGATAAATCGATCCTGGTGTACTCCCTGGAGATGCCGTCGGAATCCATCGTGATTCGTATGCTGGCCTCGCTGGGGCGCATCGATCAGACCAAGGTGCGCGCCGGTCGTCTGGATGACGATGACTGGCCGCGGCTCACTTCAGCCGTCAATCTGCTGAACGACCGCAAACTGTTTATCGACGATACTGCCGGCATCTCGCCGTCGGAAATGCGTGCGCGCTCTCGACGCCTCGCTCGCGAACACGGCGAGATCGGCCTGATCATGGTCGACTACCTGCAACTGATGCAGATTCCCGGCTCCAGCGGTGACAGTCGCGTCAACGAGATCTCCGAAATTTCGCGCTCGCTTAAGGCCCTGGCCAAGGAGTTCAACTGCCCGGTGATTGCCCTGTCGCAGCTCAACCGGGGCCTGGAACAGCGCCCGAACAAGCGCCCGATCAACTCCGACCTGCGTGAGTCCGGGGCAATCGAGCAGGACGCCGACATCATCCTGTTCGTCTACCGTGACGAGGTGTATCACCCCGAGACCGAGTACAAGGGCGTCGCCGAAATCATCATCGGCAAGCAGCGGAACGGTCCGCTGGGTACGGCGCGGCTGGCCTTCCTCGGCAAGTATTCACGCTTTGAAAACCTGGCGCCGGGCAGCTATCAATTCGACGACGAGTAG